The Carassius carassius chromosome 31, fCarCar2.1, whole genome shotgun sequence genome includes a region encoding these proteins:
- the LOC132111753 gene encoding neudesin-like, translating into MFYAPIVVLYSLLSICSTNESKIKHASKPVRLFTEEELQRYDGSEEGQPIYMAIKGVVFDVTAGKEFYGKGAPYNALVGKDSTRAVAKMSLDPADLTYDTTGLTESQLQSLEEIFKGTYKVKYPIVGYTSRRVLNEDDSPNIDFKPEDQPSFIKDEF; encoded by the exons ATGTTTTATGCACCTATTGTTGTATTATACAGCTTACTAAGTATTTGTTCaacaaatgaaagtaaaataaaacacgCATCAAAACCGGTGCGTCTGTTTACCGAGGAGGAGTTACAAAGATACGATGGGAGCGAG GAAGGACAACCAATTTACATGGCCATTAAAGGTGTTGTGTTTGACGTCACAGCGGGAAAAG agtTTTATGGAAAGGGAGCACCTTATAATGCCCTTGTTGGCAAAGACTCAACCAGAGCTGTGGCCAAAATGTCCCTTGACCCAGCAGACCTCACTTATGACACT ACGGGCCTCACTGAGAGTCAACTACAGTCTCTTGAGGAGATATTCAAAGGTACATACAAAGTAAAATACCCCATCGTGGGATACACCAGCAGACGCGTTCTCAATGAGGACGACAGCCCCAATATAGACTTCAAACCTGAAGACCAACCCAGTTTCATTAAAGATGAGTTTTGA
- the LOC132111745 gene encoding proton-activated chloride channel translates to MLRRENSRSYQEFNGEDCAGPLGSYQNNDVSEVEQDQASCDPSPDEDIVDNNLMPTGFNKACLKNVFTVILVLIYLLLTTVAVFLAYQTISDFMEKLNHPVMSVSYKEVEEFTAPGIALYPGKAQLLSCVHHYHDNIPPLVALGILEERNCIKEEVIYHGPYSNQTQKRAIVVRGPTDVRNRELIFLQFSRNETEEDFSAISYMIFAKFSDMLESSDKAAFMMNCERNYSMWTFSGGFRTWVKMSLVKTSGRRNESVEFRQESSVVKYIDKRPPQEQANELFFVVFQWRDPFIQQVKDIVTANPWNTIAILCGVFMALFKAADFAKLSIKWTIKIRKRHLRAKIRELNQIS, encoded by the exons ATGCTGAGGAGGGAAAACTCGCGATCTTATCAGGAG TTTAACGGTGAAGACTGTGCTGGGCCACTTGGGTCTTACCAGAACAATGATGTTTCTGAAGTGGAGCAAGATCAAGCCAGCTGTGACCCTTCACCAG ATGAGGACATTGTGGACAACAATCTAATGCCCACTGGTTTCAACAAAGCTTGCCTGAAGAATGTTTTCACAGTCATCCTTGTCCTCATTTATTTGCTGCTCACTACGGTCGCTGTGTTCTTGGCTTACCAAACCATTTCAGACTTCATGGAGAAGCTCAACCATCCAGTCATGTCTGTTTCATACAAAGAGGTTGAGGAGTTTACTGCACCAG GAATAGCTTTGTATCCTGGGAAGGCACAGTTATTAAGCTGCGTGCATCATTATCATGACAACATTCCACCTCTCGTTGCATTGGGCATACTAGAGGAAAGAAACTGTATAAAAGAGGAGGTTATTTACCACGGGCCATATTCAAACCAGACACAA AAGCGAGCCATAGTTGTCAGAGGGCCGACTGATGTGAGGAACCGAGAACTTATATTCCTCCAGTTCAGCCGGAATGAAACGGAAGAGGATTTCAGCGCAATCAGTTACATGATTTTTGCCAAATTTAGTGACATGCTTGAAAG CTCAGATAAAGCTGCTTTTATGATGAACTGTGAAAGGAATTACTCAATGTGGACCTTTTCTGGAGGCTTTCGGACATGGGTCAAAATGTCTTTGGTCAAGACGTCAGGCAGAagaaatgaatcagttgaatttAGACAGGag TCCAGTGTTGTGAAGTACATCGACAAGAGGCCTCCACAGGAGCAAGCCAATGAGCTTTTCTTTGTTGTGTTTCAATGGCGAGATCCATTTATACAGCAAGTAAAAGAT ATAGTCACAGCAAACCCGTGGAACACCATAGCCATATTGTGTGGCGTCTTCATGGCTCTGTTTAAAGCAGCAGACTTTGCCAAACTCAGCATTAAGTGGACAATCAAAATTCGTAAAAGGCACTTAAGGGCAAAAATAAGAGAACTGAACCAAATAAGCTAA